One Mugil cephalus isolate CIBA_MC_2020 chromosome 12, CIBA_Mcephalus_1.1, whole genome shotgun sequence DNA segment encodes these proteins:
- the LOC125018272 gene encoding protein FAM171B-like isoform X2, with product MRNECAERVSGLRHCPAERRDGSPLNVKVQVNDALSRHHLSRAVVEVYVNYTRTNTALTGKDGGVLLHVPLHTGLPVTFVASKNGFISTALPYKTNRTPIFSSVTVSLLAPTQGNIWLFEDSVQIFSKTSDASLQPVVTFPQSLLNLTHSSNVTSIQTFLTFPHQQHGFLNPPGIVSTQSGYVGVELSPVASVSVQLYSGDSELHVSGPVQIRLRVPISSGLQTSDVVPAWFFNRTTGGWMREGLGRVTSVDGKLLWMFTAPHLGYWVAAPLSSTRGFSGPVDFFFHHASLLTALVGGTLIMAVCLLVGLLYYCRRSSSENNSKKTLPVMRRDQTTSTCDEVFEISSGSSSHPRSGPKQTFTESADNGHSSAFISLQCDGLRSDPEAVAVMLECNELELNADLRTSGQIRVPPTLTDSLFFYNQHVAILHAPAFIHMEDQPEQVHRSRSSTLPRVGASNSAAAETLTENNFTQTLAKSPCDQQNQAADTEQPGAPDGSQAAASSRTCRGPFSLPESVSVPGTLNRIGHNRHALAGASKVPSPQPPRAWFVSLEGKPAAEIQHPRRRRPVESRETSLDSGVDMSELNQTSGRRAVTLERNATFVKSKQDNPQ from the exons GATCTCCCTTGAACGTGAAGGTGCAGGTGAATGACGCGTTGAGCCGTCATCATCTGAGTCGGGCTGTGGTGGAGGTTTACGTCAACTACACCAGAACCAACACAGCTCTCACTGGGAAGGACGGTGGTGTCCTGCTTCATGTGCCGCTCCACACTGGGCTTCCTGTCACGTTTGTCGCCAGCAAGAACGGCTTCATTAGCACAGCTCTGCCTTACAAGACCAACAGAACGCCAA TATTTTCATCAGTCACAGTGTCTCTACTCGCTCCGACTCAAGGGAACATTTGGCTTTTTGAGGATTCTGTCCAGATCTTCAGCAAAACATCAG ATGCTTCCCTCCAGCCTGTTGTCACGTTCCCTCAGAGCCTCCTGAATCTGACTCACAGCAGTAACGTCACCTCCATCCAAACCTTCCTGACGTTTCCTCATCAGCAGCACGGCTTCCTGAACCCTCCGGGCATCGTGAGCACCCAGTCAG gATACGTCGGTGTGGAGTTGAGTCCTGTGGCGTCTGTCAGCGTTCAGCTTTACTCTGGAGACTCAGAGCTACATGTGAGTGGACCCGTACAGATCAGACTCAGGGTTCCCATCAGCTCTGGACTTCAGACCTCAGACGTTGTTCCTGCCTGGTTCTTTAATCGAACCACCG GTGGATGGATGAGAGAAGGACTGGGGAGGGTGACGTCTGTAGATGGAAAACTCCTGTGGATGTTCACAGCTCCTCATCTCGGCTACTGGGTTGCAGCACCTTTGTCATCGACCAGAG GTTTCTCCGGCCCCGTTGACTTCTTCTTCCACCATGCGTCTCTGCTCACGGCGCTCGTTGGAGGAACTCTTATCATGGCCGTCTGCCTCCTGGTGGGATTATTATATTACTGCAG ACGCAGCTCCAGTGAAAATAACTCGAAGAAGACGCTCCCAGTGATGAGAAGAGACCaaaccacctccacatgtgatGAAGTGTTTGAAATATCTTCAGGGAGCAGCTCTCATCCACGATCTGGGCCGAAGCAAACCTTCACAGAAAGCGCAGATAATGGGCACAGTTCTGCTTTCATTTCGCTGCAGTGTGACGGTCTGAGGTCCGACCCCGAGGCCGTGGCCGTGATGCTGGAGTGTAACGAGCTGGAACTGAACGCTGACCTCAGGACTTCAGGACAAATCAGAGTTCCTCCGACTCTGACCGACAGCTTGTTCTTCTACAACCAGCACGTTGCCATCCTCCACGCTCCCGCTTTCATCCACATGGAGGACCAACCGGAGCAGGTCCACAGGAGCAGATCTTCCACTCTGCCCCGTGTGGGGGCGTCAAACAGCGCTGCAGCAGAGACGCTGACAGAAAACAACTTCACACAGACTCTGGCAAAAAGTCCCTGTGACCAACAGAACCAGGCGGCGGACACAGAGCAGCCCGGAGCTCCAGACGGATCCCAGGCAGCAGCCTCCTCCAGAACCTGCAGGGGTCCCTTCAGCCTCCCGGAGTCCGTGTCGGTTCCAGGGACGTTGAACCGAATCGGGCACAACAGACATGCATTAGCAGGAGCATCCAaagtcccctcccctcagcctccTCGGGCCTGGTTCGTTTCTCTGGAGGgaaaacctgcagcagagatCCAGCATCCGAGGAGGCGCAGGCCGGTGGAGAGTCGTGAGACCAGTCTAGACTCAGGGGTGGATATGAGTGAACTGAACCAGACGTCTGGGAGGAGGGCCGTGACTCTGGAGAGAAACGCTACTTTTGTCAAAAGCAAACAGGATAAtccacaataa
- the LOC125018272 gene encoding protein FAM171B-like isoform X1, whose product MTDSALKVMRLLCVCVLCALVSRRDGKATGELTQTEGHTVHVDEGVSSNPDPMKQQVVQPAAGSPLNVKVQVNDALSRHHLSRAVVEVYVNYTRTNTALTGKDGGVLLHVPLHTGLPVTFVASKNGFISTALPYKTNRTPIFSSVTVSLLAPTQGNIWLFEDSVQIFSKTSDASLQPVVTFPQSLLNLTHSSNVTSIQTFLTFPHQQHGFLNPPGIVSTQSGYVGVELSPVASVSVQLYSGDSELHVSGPVQIRLRVPISSGLQTSDVVPAWFFNRTTGGWMREGLGRVTSVDGKLLWMFTAPHLGYWVAAPLSSTRGFSGPVDFFFHHASLLTALVGGTLIMAVCLLVGLLYYCRRSSSENNSKKTLPVMRRDQTTSTCDEVFEISSGSSSHPRSGPKQTFTESADNGHSSAFISLQCDGLRSDPEAVAVMLECNELELNADLRTSGQIRVPPTLTDSLFFYNQHVAILHAPAFIHMEDQPEQVHRSRSSTLPRVGASNSAAAETLTENNFTQTLAKSPCDQQNQAADTEQPGAPDGSQAAASSRTCRGPFSLPESVSVPGTLNRIGHNRHALAGASKVPSPQPPRAWFVSLEGKPAAEIQHPRRRRPVESRETSLDSGVDMSELNQTSGRRAVTLERNATFVKSKQDNPQ is encoded by the exons GATCTCCCTTGAACGTGAAGGTGCAGGTGAATGACGCGTTGAGCCGTCATCATCTGAGTCGGGCTGTGGTGGAGGTTTACGTCAACTACACCAGAACCAACACAGCTCTCACTGGGAAGGACGGTGGTGTCCTGCTTCATGTGCCGCTCCACACTGGGCTTCCTGTCACGTTTGTCGCCAGCAAGAACGGCTTCATTAGCACAGCTCTGCCTTACAAGACCAACAGAACGCCAA TATTTTCATCAGTCACAGTGTCTCTACTCGCTCCGACTCAAGGGAACATTTGGCTTTTTGAGGATTCTGTCCAGATCTTCAGCAAAACATCAG ATGCTTCCCTCCAGCCTGTTGTCACGTTCCCTCAGAGCCTCCTGAATCTGACTCACAGCAGTAACGTCACCTCCATCCAAACCTTCCTGACGTTTCCTCATCAGCAGCACGGCTTCCTGAACCCTCCGGGCATCGTGAGCACCCAGTCAG gATACGTCGGTGTGGAGTTGAGTCCTGTGGCGTCTGTCAGCGTTCAGCTTTACTCTGGAGACTCAGAGCTACATGTGAGTGGACCCGTACAGATCAGACTCAGGGTTCCCATCAGCTCTGGACTTCAGACCTCAGACGTTGTTCCTGCCTGGTTCTTTAATCGAACCACCG GTGGATGGATGAGAGAAGGACTGGGGAGGGTGACGTCTGTAGATGGAAAACTCCTGTGGATGTTCACAGCTCCTCATCTCGGCTACTGGGTTGCAGCACCTTTGTCATCGACCAGAG GTTTCTCCGGCCCCGTTGACTTCTTCTTCCACCATGCGTCTCTGCTCACGGCGCTCGTTGGAGGAACTCTTATCATGGCCGTCTGCCTCCTGGTGGGATTATTATATTACTGCAG ACGCAGCTCCAGTGAAAATAACTCGAAGAAGACGCTCCCAGTGATGAGAAGAGACCaaaccacctccacatgtgatGAAGTGTTTGAAATATCTTCAGGGAGCAGCTCTCATCCACGATCTGGGCCGAAGCAAACCTTCACAGAAAGCGCAGATAATGGGCACAGTTCTGCTTTCATTTCGCTGCAGTGTGACGGTCTGAGGTCCGACCCCGAGGCCGTGGCCGTGATGCTGGAGTGTAACGAGCTGGAACTGAACGCTGACCTCAGGACTTCAGGACAAATCAGAGTTCCTCCGACTCTGACCGACAGCTTGTTCTTCTACAACCAGCACGTTGCCATCCTCCACGCTCCCGCTTTCATCCACATGGAGGACCAACCGGAGCAGGTCCACAGGAGCAGATCTTCCACTCTGCCCCGTGTGGGGGCGTCAAACAGCGCTGCAGCAGAGACGCTGACAGAAAACAACTTCACACAGACTCTGGCAAAAAGTCCCTGTGACCAACAGAACCAGGCGGCGGACACAGAGCAGCCCGGAGCTCCAGACGGATCCCAGGCAGCAGCCTCCTCCAGAACCTGCAGGGGTCCCTTCAGCCTCCCGGAGTCCGTGTCGGTTCCAGGGACGTTGAACCGAATCGGGCACAACAGACATGCATTAGCAGGAGCATCCAaagtcccctcccctcagcctccTCGGGCCTGGTTCGTTTCTCTGGAGGgaaaacctgcagcagagatCCAGCATCCGAGGAGGCGCAGGCCGGTGGAGAGTCGTGAGACCAGTCTAGACTCAGGGGTGGATATGAGTGAACTGAACCAGACGTCTGGGAGGAGGGCCGTGACTCTGGAGAGAAACGCTACTTTTGTCAAAAGCAAACAGGATAAtccacaataa
- the si:dkey-10c21.1 gene encoding uncharacterized protein si:dkey-10c21.1, with protein MAEQHTGKGATAPTVFADGSSVVSAEKFQNVTAKAMSITIESESNSGSSASGTVGPQADHTACDGSVILANTYSNVTIDGDVNFSITAKKTQGASHAGKEVEDTTPQGPAVKLITETRVKLITCLRADLIILQHVYAKHVITQREYENLKSAPRPEDTVIELLDTVIRKGQETCEKFLQVLKEPQVLATYPQLTGIMKAAE; from the exons atggcagaACAACACACTGGTAAAG GAGCCACCGCTCCAACGGTGTTTGCTGATGGATCCAGTGTCGTGTCTGCTGaaaaatttcaaaatgtaaCAGCAAAAGCAATGTCCATCACAATTGAAAGTGAAAGCAACTCAGGGAGTAGTGCATCTG GGACCGTTGGACCTCAGGCTGATCACACTGCATGTGATGGTAGCGTGATACTTGCTAATACATATTCTAATGTGACCATCGATGGCGACGTGAATTTCTCCATAACTGCGAAAAAAACCCAGGGAGCGTCACATGCAG GTAAAGAAGTGGAGGACACGACTCCTCAG GGTCCTGCTGTGAAGCTGATCACTGAGACCAGAGTGAAGCTCATCACCTGCCTCCGAGCTGATCTCATCATTCTGCAGCATGTGTACGCCAAACACGTCATCACCCAACGGGAATACGAGAACCTGAAATCTGCTCCTCGGCCAGAAGATACCGTCATCGAGCTGTTAGATACTGTGATACGTAAAGGTCAAGAGACCTGCGAGAAGTTTCTGCAGGTTCTCAAAGAGCCTCAAGTCCTCGCTACTTATCCACAGCTGACAGGAATCATGAAGGCGGCTGAGTGA